Proteins encoded together in one Onychomys torridus chromosome 1, mOncTor1.1, whole genome shotgun sequence window:
- the LOC118590479 gene encoding vomeronasal type-1 receptor 4-like: MSMSSQSKALKTTEELTLQMLLLFQVGIGTLANILLFVHNFSPIFTGSQLRPTQVIVSNLALANAFLLLMTAIPNKMMVFVPRSPPTNLKCKIEFFIRLVARSTNMCSTCALSIHQFVTLVSGHWGRLMLRGRTPDVLSYSCYSCWLFSVLNNVYIPMKVSGPQSTVNDTNNNSKWVCSTSGFSVGMAILRFAHDATFISIMAWTSVSMVLLLHRHHQRTQHILTPNQNLRGHAETRAAQTVLMVVVTFFALYLLNFVCVIFHTFSMDYRLWLRHVDEALTAGFPTISPFLLIFRDPKDPCSVLFNC; this comes from the coding sequence ATGTCCATGTCCTCTCAGAGTAAAGCTCTAAAAACCACTGAGGAATTGACTCTTCAGATGCTCCTGCTTTTCCAGGTTGGGATTGGGACTCTAGCCAACATTCTTCTGTTTGTCCACAATTTCTCTCCCATATTTACTGGTTCTCAACTGAGGCCCACACAGGTCATTGTCAGCAACTTGGCTTTGGCCAATGCCTTCCTTCTCCTCATGACTGCAATTCCAAACAAGATGATGGTTTTTGTTCCAAGGAGTCCTCCAACTAACCTGAAATGCAAAATTGAATTCTTCATTCGTCTGGTGGCTCGAAGTACAAACATGTGCTCCACCTGTGCCCTGAGCATCCATCAGTTTGTCACTCTTGTTTCTGGTCACTGGGGTAGGCTGATGCTCAGAGGAAGAACCCCTGATGTCCTGAGTTATTCTTGTTACAGTTGTTGGTTGTTCAGTGTCTTAAATAATGTCTATATTCCAATGAAAGTCAGTGGTCCACAGAGCACAGTCAATGACACTAACAATAACAGCAAGTGGGTCTGCTCCACATCTGGATTCAGTGTAGGCATGGCTATCTTGCGTTTTGCCCATGATGCCACATTCATCAGCATCATGGCCTGGACCAGTGTCTCCATGGTGCTTCTCCTCCATAGACATCACCAGCGAACACAGCACATCCTCACTCCCAATCAGAACCTTAGAGGCCATGCTGAGACCAGAGCAGCCCAAACTGTCCTGATGGTGGTGGTCACATTTTTTGCCCTGTACCTCCTAAATTTTGTTTGTGTAATCTTTCACACTTTTTCAATGGACTATCGTCTGTGGTTGAGGCATGTAGATGAAGCTTTGACTGCAGGCTTCCCCACTATTTCCCCCTTCCTGTTGATCTTTAGGGATCCTAAGGACCCCTGTTCTGTGCTCTTCAACTGTTGA